The Castanea sativa cultivar Marrone di Chiusa Pesio chromosome 11, ASM4071231v1 genome contains a region encoding:
- the LOC142617391 gene encoding nuclear transcription factor Y subunit C-2 yields MDQSEQTQKQQQQQQQPVVGVSTGANQMAYAAPNYQTAAMVASGTPAVAVHSPTQPPNTFSNSSHQLAYQQAQHFHHQQQQQQQQQLQMFWANQMQEIEQTNDFKNHSLPLARIKKIMKADEDVRMISAEAPVIFAKACEMFILELTLRSWIHTEENKRRTLQKNDIAAAISRTDVFDFLVDIIPRDELKEEGLGVTKATIPVVGSPADIPYYYVPPQHPVGHTGMIMGKPVDQAAMYVAQQPRPPMAFMPWPQTQTQQQQQSQQQQTDS; encoded by the coding sequence ATGGATCAATCAGAACAGACACAAaaacagcagcagcaacaacagcaGCCTGTGGTGGGAGTTTCCACAGGTGCCAACCAAATGGCTTATGCTGCTCCTAACTATCAAACTGCTGCCATGGTGGCTTCTGGAACTCCTGCTGTAGCCGTCCATTCCCCAACCCAGCCCCCCAACactttctccaattcttcacaccAGCTTGCCTACCAGCAAGCCCAGCATTTCCACCAccaacagcagcagcagcagcaacagcaacTTCAGATGTTCTGGGCTAACCAAATGCAAGAAATTGAGCAAACAAATGACTTCAAGAATCACAGCCTCCCACTTGCTCGCattaagaaaataatgaaagcTGATGAGGACGTCCGAATGATTTCAGCAGAGGCTCCAGTCATATTTGCAAAGGCATGTGAAATGTTTATCTTGGAACTGACTTTGCGCTCTTGGATCCATACAGAAGAGAACAAAAGGAGGACACTACAAAAGAATGATATTGCAGCTGCCATTTCGAGGACTGACGTCTTTGATTTCTTGGTTGATATTATTCCGAGAGATGAACTGAAAGAGGAGGGACTTGGGGTCACCAAGGCTACTATTCCAGTGGTAGGATCCCCTGCTGATATTCCATATTACTATGTCCCACCACAGCATCCTGTTGGACATACGGGGATGATCATGGGAAAGCCAGTCGACCAAGCCGCAATGTATGTTGCACAACAGCCTCGACCACCTATGGCTTTCATGCCATGGCCACAGACGCAAACTCAACAGCAGCAACAATCCCAGCAGCAGCAAACAGACTCTTGA